Within the Vigna angularis cultivar LongXiaoDou No.4 chromosome 10, ASM1680809v1, whole genome shotgun sequence genome, the region aataaactaccctatgtgtatgcaaaagacacaagggatattttctcccaatcttctctatttctcacaaTAACTAACATGCTAACAATGTTCATAATATTCCTAATTCCCTTTTAAGGATATTATTCTactaaaaaattgtaatttgacCCATGAAGGATTTTTGTAAggtttatgttaaaaaataaactttaaatctaacataattttatttgaaattgatttgtaaaataaaatgtacACTCACCTATATATTACGAAAACGCTCTATCTCTTGTCGACCTTTCAATCACAAGTAGACAGAAGAACAATATAAGTTGGTGGTAATACGGTCAACAGTCAGAAATAGGTTGGAGACAGTTTATCCAAATAACTTAGAAACAAAGCTAAACCTATTTTGTGAGTATATGGAATAGAAATAGGTACTTAAGATACAAATTccatttcataattttataggCATCATTAAATTCCCAAAACTATCCGTTATTAACCATAGTAATGTAAGCATGCCATATCAATAATCATTAATCAAGTCAAGTTCCCTGAGAAAGATAACATACAATCCTTAGGCATAgtcaatttttattatagagATAAATTACTTGGAGTTGAACATTAAGAACTTTAGGTAGATAAATCACACAAAGAAAACAGTGACTTATATCCCGTTCTTGTTTAAATACTTACACTTTGTAAGTTAAGACAGATACACCTCAACACTTGCAGTTTTTATCAATTGGCAAACGGGACAAACATTGATAAATTGCTCACAATCCTTACACAAGCACAGGTGCCTACAAGGCATCAACAACATAGAAACTGCCTTTGCCTTGCAAGCTCTGCAAGTCAGATTCTCTGCATCTTGGTACCTCTTGTGAGTAGAGTTTATAGGCGCACCCTGTATGTTTAGGAAGTTATTAGGATCTATATACGAGGCATCATCATCAACTTCACTATCTCCAAACCCTTCCTTCCCTTGTTCAGCACCTTGTGAAATTGCCTGCTGTAGGTTGTTCCTTAATGCATTCACAACTGACTCATTGTACTTTGCTCTGTAATGCCAGCTCTGTGCTTCAATAGCCACCTGCTTTATTCTTTCTGCCAGCTCCCTGTTTTTCCGGTTCATGTTTTCTATCTCCACATCTTTTTCCTTTAGCTTTGCACTAATACCTTTCTCAATGGAGGAGATGAAAGCAGTCATGTGTTTTTGCTTCATGTCTCTCACCCCCTTTGACAACTGTTCCTTCTGTGGAAAAGTAATTGGAATAGCATTTCAGAAGACTGCGAACCAAGAATTAAAAAACTGATAATTCCATC harbors:
- the LOC108336132 gene encoding E3 ubiquitin-protein ligase BOI; this encodes MFGGKNGNRLLPVFLDETQFRHQTNASNQLQLFGNLQAGCSVDPVNYFGNEHVSSMIQPNKRCKEMEDMSKQRLQISLNYNVNQKDADRLASIQNPNPVSTGLRLSYDHDEHNSSVTSASGSMAATPSIILSLGDNIRTELDRQQEELDHYIKLQKEQLSKGVRDMKQKHMTAFISSIEKGISAKLKEKDVEIENMNRKNRELAERIKQVAIEAQSWHYRAKYNESVVNALRNNLQQAISQGAEQGKEGFGDSEVDDDASYIDPNNFLNIQGAPINSTHKRYQDAENLTCRACKAKAVSMLLMPCRHLCLCKDCEQFINVCPVCQLIKTASVEVYLS